The Candidatus Rokuibacteriota bacterium genome segment CACCGTGTCGGGGGCGAGCCATGGATAGTAGCGCCTGATGAGCGACGGCTCCGTGATGACGTCCGTGCCGGTGAGCGTCGAGTCGAACCCTTCGGCCGCCGCCGGCCGGTAATCGCTCGCCGCCGTCGCGTGCAGGCGCAGGGGGCCCGCGCCCAGGACGGCGGCAACCGAAGCCGCTCGCTCGAACTGCGCAACGCGCCCGGCCTCGGCGGTGGCGAAGAGATAGCCGCGGCGGTTGAGCCGGAAGACGTTGCCGCTCTCGCGGGCCAGCTCCTCGAGGAGGTCGATGCTCCGGTTCATGAGGGCGACCTGGTCGTCGCCGGGCCCGGGCCACCAGTTCCTGTAGCACTCGGTGGATTTGTCGCTCGTCAGCGTGAGCGGCGGCCGCTCGTCGACGAGGACTACGCCGCGCACTCCGCGCCGCACCGCCAGGTGATAGGCGGCGGCGACGCCGGCGATCCCCGCGCCGCAGATTACGACCTCCGCCGACGTCCGTCCCATGGCGCTCGTCAGCATACCTCAACCCCGGCGCTCGACGCCCTCAGGACGCTATGTTAGCCTACCCCCCTCATGGTCGGGACGAATACAGGGGGAACTGCGGTCACTCCTTGGCAGTGGAGTCTCGACCCCGCCCCGGATGGCATCGTCCTCCGCCTCTCCGGCTCCTGGCGCATGCAGGACCGCCTGCCGACCTCCGCCGTCGGCCGAGCGCGCTTTAGGCGCGTGGACCTCATGCTTAACATTCAGCGCGACGGTGTCGGCGATGAGCCGGGTGCTGGCGGCCCTCAGCCGCGACGTCGCCCAGGCCCTGGCGGCGTTGCCCAAGTAGCGGCCGCCTCGCGAGCCGCGGCTTGTCAACCCGGCGAAAATCCCGTAGAGTCACGCCCGGCTCGAGCAGTCCCAATCCACATTCTCATCAGCGCAGCGCAAGGAGGCAGGCGCCATGGCAACGAAGCCGACCCGACGTGAATTTCTCCGCGACGCGGCTGTAGTGGCGGGCGGAGCGGCCCTGGCGGGCGCGCTCCCCGCGGTGACGGCGAACGCGCAGGGCGCCAAGGCGCCCGAGGCCAAGATCGGATCCCAGCTCATCGGCAAGCTCGAGGGGCCCGAGCTCGTCCTCGACGCCGCCAAGTGGCCCAAGAAGTTCGCCGAGGCGCCGATGCTGGCCGACATGGTCAAGGCGGGGAAGCTGCCCCCCGTCGAGAAGCGCGTGCCCGACGAGCCCATGGTGGTCAAGCCGCTGCAGTCGATCGGCCGCTACGGCGGCACCTGGCGGCGCGGCTTCACCGGCCCGGGCGACAGCGAGAACGGCAACCGCATCGTCTCCACCGACAAGATCCTCTTTTGGGATTACACGGGCACCAAGGTGATGCCCTGTGTCGCCAAGGAATGGAAGCAGAGCGACGACGGCAAAAGCGTGACGATCTCATTGCGCAAGGGCATGAAGTGGTCCGACGGTGCGCCGTTCACGGCCAATGACTTCGTGTTCTGGTACGAGGAGGTCTACCTCAACAAGGATCTCGTGCCCACCCGGCACCCCGACTTCATGGCCAATGGCAAGTCGGGCGCCATCCGCAAGGTGGACGACGCCACGGTGGTCTTCGAGTTCCAGGACCCGAACTTCCTCTTCGTGGACATCCTGGCCGGCAGCACCGCCATCGGCGGCGGACAGGCGACCCAGGCCCAGGGCGGGCGCAGCATGGGCGCCTATATGCCCGCGCACTACATCAAGCAGTACCTGCCGAAATTCTCCTCGAAGGAGGAGGTCGAGAAGAAGGCCAAGGCCGCCGGCTTCGACGGCTGGGTCAGCTATATCAAGAACCGCTGGGACTGGGGGCTCAACCCCGAGCTGCCCGTGCTGACGCCGTGGAAGACGGTCAGCCCCATCAATACGCCGACGTGGGTGCTCGAGCGCAACCCCTATTATATGGGCGTCGATACGGCGGGCAATCAGCTGCCGTACATCGACCGCATCAGCATGACGCTGGCCGAGAACCTCGAGGTCCTCAACCTCCGCGCCATCGCGGGCCAGTACGATCTGCAGGAGCGGCATACGGCGCTGAACAAGCTGCCGGTGTTCCTCGAGAACCGCGCCAAGGGCGGCTACGACGTCCGTCTCGATCCGGCCCTCAACGGCTCGGACGCGACGCTCCAGACCAACCAGGCGTACGAAGCGGATCCCGAGATCGCCAAGTGGCTCCACACCTCCGACTTCCGGCGCGCGCTCTCGATGGGCATCGATCGGGACCAGCTCAACGAGACCTTCTGGGTCGGCGTGGGCACGCCGGGCTCGGTGGCGCCCGCCGAAAGCCTGCCGTACAGCCCGGGGCCCGACTGGCGCAAGAAGTGGTCCACGCTCGACGTCAAGCAGGCGAACGCGCTTCTCGACAAGATCGGGCTCAGCAAGAAGGACGGCGAGGGCTACCGGCTG includes the following:
- a CDS encoding ABC transporter substrate-binding protein yields the protein MATKPTRREFLRDAAVVAGGAALAGALPAVTANAQGAKAPEAKIGSQLIGKLEGPELVLDAAKWPKKFAEAPMLADMVKAGKLPPVEKRVPDEPMVVKPLQSIGRYGGTWRRGFTGPGDSENGNRIVSTDKILFWDYTGTKVMPCVAKEWKQSDDGKSVTISLRKGMKWSDGAPFTANDFVFWYEEVYLNKDLVPTRHPDFMANGKSGAIRKVDDATVVFEFQDPNFLFVDILAGSTAIGGGQATQAQGGRSMGAYMPAHYIKQYLPKFSSKEEVEKKAKAAGFDGWVSYIKNRWDWGLNPELPVLTPWKTVSPINTPTWVLERNPYYMGVDTAGNQLPYIDRISMTLAENLEVLNLRAIAGQYDLQERHTALNKLPVFLENRAKGGYDVRLDPALNGSDATLQTNQAYEADPEIAKWLHTSDFRRALSMGIDRDQLNETFWVGVGTPGSVAPAESLPYSPGPDWRKKWSTLDVKQANALLDKIGLSKKDGEGYRLRTDGKGRLRLELQTSAGAFVPHTQIAEMIKEQWKKIGIQADVKEMERSLFFTRAASNEHQIALWANDGSEVLFLFPRHALPLDPIQALLGTPIARWFASNGAQGKGPKDPRMISALELYRSANGKKTQERYKIAQDIWKILVDEQYSIGTVGLSPATMGVRIVSNKLGNIPSRQTNAQHARTPCSSHPTTFFYKA